One Trichosurus vulpecula isolate mTriVul1 chromosome 7, mTriVul1.pri, whole genome shotgun sequence genomic region harbors:
- the LOC118857584 gene encoding mas-related G-protein coupled receptor member H-like, translating to MEQSPTTVSSPEPTSDAQIQVNGAFLKLPSTEGVSTYISLLISILGTTGNGLVIWYLILHFKNNSFTVYILHLSMADLTFLLCTSTNTIVHMVYSKNDSTRLQLFDFIFCVLILFGYNTGFYLLTAISVERCLSVLYPIWYQCQRPKHQSAVVCILLWGLSIFVTWLEGFFCFQGTHPRFPIRPCAAVEVFLLILNFLVFAPLMVFSNLILFIKVFCNLKHRQPAKLYIIIITTVILFLLFAMPLRVLLMLFDFQDENYELLSTVSIYLNLLSCINSTINPIVYLVVGQFRGQRSKKTLKDTLQRVFEDKPCSREREKRRHSNFSAIQWEHRERNKSCSENRLSTGIK from the coding sequence ATGGAGCAGTCTCCAACTACTGTGAGTTCTCCAGAGCCCACATCAGATGCCCAGATCCAGGTGAATGGGGCCTTCTTGAAATTACCATCAACAGAAGGTGTTTCAACCTACATTTCTCTGCTTATCTCCATACTGGGAACAACTGGCAATGGACTTGTCATCTGGTATCTCATCTTGCACTTCAAGAACAACTCTTTTACTGTCTACATCCTCCACCTCTCAATGGCTGACTTAACTTTCCTACTTTGTACTTCTACTAATACTATAGTTCACATGGTTTATTCCAAGAATGACTCAACCAGACTACAATTATTTGACTTCATCTTCTGTGTGCTAATTCTGTTTGGCTACAACACCGGCTTCTATCTCCTGACAGCCATCAGCGTGGAGAGGTGTCTGTCAGTCCTTTACCCCATTTGGTACCAATGCCAACGCCCAAAGCACCAATCTGCTGTGGTCTGCATCTTGCTGTGGGGACTCTCCATTTTTGTGACCTGGTTAGAAGGTTTTTTCTGTTTTCAGGGTACACATCCCAGGTTCCCCATTAGACCATGTGCTGCTGTAGAAGTATTTTTGCTTATCTTGAACTTCCTCGTGTTTGCCCCTCTCATGGTCTTCTCAAACTTGATCCTCTTCATCAAGGTCTTCTGTAACCTGAAGCACCGCCAACCAGCCAAGCTttacatcatcatcataaccACGGTCATTCTGTTCCTTCTCTTTGCTATGCCTTTGAGAGTCTTGTTGATGTTATTTGACTTCCAGGATGAAAACTATGAACTTCTATCAACAGTATctatatatttgaatttattatcTTGTATTAACAGTACCATCAATCCAATTGTCTATTTGGTGGTTGGTCAGTTCAGGGGGCAAAGGTCCAAGAAGACCCTGAAAGACACATTACAAAGGGTCTTTGAGGATAAGCCATGCTCccgtgagagagagaaaagaagacactCTAATTTCAGTGCCATCCAATGGGAGCATCGTGAAAGAAACAAGTCATGTTCTGAAAATAGATTATCAACTGGTATAAAATAG
- the LOC118857585 gene encoding LOW QUALITY PROTEIN: mas-related G-protein coupled receptor member H-like (The sequence of the model RefSeq protein was modified relative to this genomic sequence to represent the inferred CDS: deleted 2 bases in 1 codon): MVLSSTSRPSMESTPDAPSHMNGSFPNSQPAEIISIYVSLFITLLGTAGNALVIWFLLFPFKKNPFTVYILHLSIADLTFLLCISTIHTGIIIFYNFNIQSFALRSFLIIFYMMVLFGYNTGLFLLTAISVERCLSVLYPSWYKCQRLKHQSAIVCTLLWVLSVFVSLLGFLCLWATEPKFPFRPCTVVEVFLLILNFLVFAPLMVFSNLILFIKVFCHLKHHQPDKIYIIIITTVLLFLFFAMPLRVVVMMYNFKDENYESLRLLRPYVNILSIINSTVNPIVYLVVGGIRRKRTRKSLKDTLQRVFEDKPHSRMRS, translated from the exons ATGGTGCTGTCCTCAACCAGCAGACCTTCTATGGAG TCCACACCAGATGCCCCAAGTCATATGAATGGGTCTTTTCCTAATTCACAACCAGCTGAAATTATTTCAATTTATGTCTCTCTGTTCATCACCCTTCTGGGAACAGCTGGCAATGCACTTGTCATCtggtttctcctcttccccttcaagAAGAACCCTTTTACTGTTTATATCCTACACCTCTCAATTGCTGACTTGACTTTCCTTCTTTGCATATCTACTATACATACAGGAATAATAATTTTCTACAATTTTAATATTCAATCATTTGCACTAAGGTCATTTCTGATCATTTTTTATATGATGGTTCTCTTTGGCTACAACACTGGCCTCTTCCTCCTGACAGCCATCAGCGTAGAGAGGTGTCTTTCAGTCCTTTACCCCAGTTGGTACAAATGCCAACGCCTAAAGCACCAATCTGCAATTGTCTGTACTTTGCTGTGGGTACTCTCTGTTTTTGTGAGCTTGTTAggttttttgtgtttgtgggcAACAGAGCCCAAATTCCCTTTCAGACCATGTACTGTTGTGGAAGTATTTTTGCTTATCTTGAATTTCCTTGTGTTTGCCCCTCTCATGGTCTTCTCAAACTTGATCCTCTTCATCAAGGTCTTCTGTCACCTGAAGCACCACCAACCAGACAAGATTTACATTATCATCATAACCACAGTCCTTCTATTCCTTTTCTTTGCTATGCCTTTAAGAGTCGTGGTGATGATGTATAACTTTAAAGATGAAAACTATGAGTCTCTGAGATTGTTACGTCCATATGTGAACATATTATCCATTATCAATAGTACTGTCAACCCAATTGTCTACTTGGTAGTTGGTGGGATCAGGAGAAAGAGAACCAGAAAGTCTTTGAAAGATACATTGCAAAGAGTCTTTGAGGATAAGCCACACTCAAGAATGAGATCATAG